A genomic region of Candidatus Dadabacteria bacterium contains the following coding sequences:
- the folK gene encoding 2-amino-4-hydroxy-6-hydroxymethyldihydropteridine diphosphokinase: MNTVIIGVGSNIDAERNVSVAKRMLGEKLRVLGESKFVRTKPIGSREQQDFLNGSLLIKTRLGCKQLKTLLKGVEVSLGRGVGEDRYGPRKMDLDILVWNGEIVDPDVYQREFLRRSVIELCPELEKTLKEGRGTV; encoded by the coding sequence ATGAATACGGTTATTATCGGAGTCGGTTCAAACATAGACGCCGAGAGGAACGTAAGTGTCGCCAAACGAATGCTCGGGGAGAAACTCAGGGTTCTCGGAGAATCGAAGTTCGTGAGAACCAAGCCCATAGGATCCCGTGAGCAGCAGGATTTTCTAAACGGTTCCTTGCTGATAAAAACCCGTCTTGGCTGCAAGCAACTGAAAACCCTGCTCAAGGGAGTAGAGGTTTCCCTCGGGAGAGGTGTCGGGGAGGATCGCTACGGCCCGAGAAAAATGGACCTAGATATACTCGTATGGAACGGAGAGATTGTCGACCCCGACGTTTACCAGCGGGAATTTCTTCGCCGTTCCGTGATCGAACTTTGTCCTGAACTTGAAAAAACTTTGAAGGAGGGGCGAGGTACTGTCTGA
- a CDS encoding agmatine deiminase family protein, producing the protein MSDSSAVRYRLPAEWEPHDATWLVWPQNVSDWPGKFSGIKKVYREIVSHLSESEKVRIIVDPGGTQKRAEGVLREELTDLGNVEFYECPTDRSWIRDSGPFFVRDGSGGLSVLDFGFNGWAKYPDWENDDMIPGFVAESLRLDSETPACVGKKIILEGGSIDVNGEGSLITTKQCLLSTDKQARNPSFGKNDYKAVFSEYFGATNVLWLNGGIEGDDTNGHVDDICRFTGPSTVVLCLENSARDPNYRPLRENLEILQDLELEDGGKIEIVPLPMPSPLFFDGERLPATYANFYVSNEKVLVPIYNDPKDCEALGVLSELFPKRYVVGIDCIDLVWGFGAIHCMTKEEPLG; encoded by the coding sequence TTGAGTGATTCTTCAGCGGTTCGTTACAGACTTCCGGCTGAATGGGAACCTCACGACGCCACCTGGCTTGTGTGGCCGCAGAACGTAAGCGATTGGCCGGGAAAATTCTCGGGGATCAAGAAGGTTTACCGCGAAATCGTAAGCCACCTATCAGAGTCAGAGAAGGTGAGAATAATAGTTGACCCCGGAGGAACACAGAAGCGGGCCGAGGGAGTTCTCAGGGAAGAATTAACTGATCTTGGCAACGTGGAGTTCTACGAGTGCCCCACAGACAGATCCTGGATACGGGATTCCGGCCCCTTCTTCGTAAGAGATGGTTCCGGGGGGCTGAGCGTGCTTGATTTCGGATTTAACGGATGGGCTAAGTACCCAGATTGGGAAAACGACGACATGATTCCGGGGTTTGTGGCCGAGTCTCTTCGTCTTGACTCAGAAACCCCCGCATGTGTTGGAAAGAAAATCATTCTTGAGGGCGGAAGCATTGACGTAAACGGAGAGGGTTCCCTAATAACAACTAAGCAGTGTCTTCTAAGTACGGACAAACAGGCAAGGAATCCTTCTTTCGGGAAAAACGACTACAAGGCGGTGTTCTCTGAGTATTTCGGCGCAACGAACGTTCTCTGGCTTAACGGAGGCATAGAGGGAGATGATACAAACGGCCATGTTGACGATATATGCAGGTTTACGGGTCCCAGCACGGTTGTCTTATGCCTTGAGAACAGCGCTCGAGACCCGAATTACCGCCCGCTTCGCGAAAACCTTGAGATACTCCAAGACCTAGAGCTTGAGGACGGAGGAAAAATTGAAATCGTCCCCCTCCCGATGCCATCACCGCTTTTTTTCGACGGCGAGAGACTTCCGGCAACTTACGCCAATTTCTACGTCTCAAACGAAAAAGTTCTCGTCCCCATCTATAACGATCCGAAAGACTGCGAGGCGCTTGGCGTACTGTCGGAACTTTTCCCCAAAAGATATGTCGTTGGAATTGACTGCATCGACCTTGTGTGGGGATTTGGAGCTATCCACTGCATGACAAAAGAAGAGCCTCTTGGTTAG
- a CDS encoding acyl-CoA dehydrogenase family protein, which translates to MRKLPQRMQTKLYKEHLFPEETREIRKKVRDFAEKEVLPIARDIGEKSERNENFPRDLFRKMAAEGLFRIPYSKKDGGLGLSHPACAAAVMAEELAYISASVAGTINAHFLLSGKTLAMGSPHIKEKYLAAALDGTSVASFAMTEPQSGSDVRTESLVTKARRKGKKYIVNGRKRYITNAGVADFVTLLASAGDKSVMIVVDLDSPGCSVSPPDKKLGNRGELTYDIYLEDVEVPRENLIGKEGDGLRVAVNSLLYGRTGIGASGVGMAQSAFDECVEFMNEREAFGKKIADFQYWQFLLAQRAVEIENARNLYLKAALCLDNGDPFPTFETSAAKYYGSEISVTMARDAVQIFGGLGLMVELAHDSSTYKVEEIYRDSKVGEIYEGTNEIHKMIIARSIFGRR; encoded by the coding sequence ATGCGCAAATTACCCCAGAGAATGCAGACAAAGCTCTACAAAGAGCATCTTTTTCCCGAAGAAACGAGAGAAATCAGGAAGAAAGTGAGGGATTTTGCCGAAAAAGAGGTTCTTCCGATTGCTAGGGACATAGGAGAGAAAAGCGAGAGAAATGAGAATTTTCCCCGTGATCTTTTCAGGAAAATGGCCGCAGAGGGGCTTTTCCGGATCCCGTATTCAAAAAAGGACGGGGGACTGGGTCTTTCCCACCCCGCATGCGCGGCAGCGGTTATGGCGGAGGAACTTGCCTACATAAGCGCGAGCGTCGCGGGAACGATAAATGCCCACTTTTTGCTTTCCGGAAAAACTTTGGCTATGGGGTCCCCCCACATAAAGGAAAAATATCTCGCTGCGGCTCTTGATGGAACCTCGGTGGCGTCATTTGCGATGACGGAGCCCCAGTCGGGTTCTGACGTAAGGACCGAGTCTCTTGTAACGAAAGCCCGCAGGAAGGGCAAAAAATACATTGTAAACGGCCGCAAGCGCTACATAACCAACGCCGGGGTAGCTGATTTCGTTACTCTGCTAGCCTCAGCGGGGGACAAGTCCGTAATGATAGTGGTTGATCTTGATTCGCCGGGTTGTTCCGTGAGTCCCCCGGATAAGAAACTCGGAAACAGGGGAGAACTTACCTACGACATATACCTTGAAGATGTGGAGGTGCCCCGGGAAAACCTAATAGGGAAGGAAGGAGATGGCCTTCGGGTCGCCGTTAATTCCCTTCTTTACGGAAGGACGGGAATCGGGGCAAGCGGGGTGGGGATGGCGCAGTCGGCGTTCGATGAATGCGTGGAGTTCATGAACGAGAGGGAGGCTTTCGGAAAAAAGATAGCCGATTTTCAGTACTGGCAGTTTTTGCTGGCGCAGAGGGCTGTTGAAATAGAAAACGCTAGGAACCTGTATCTGAAGGCCGCGCTCTGCCTTGACAATGGGGACCCTTTCCCGACTTTCGAGACATCCGCCGCCAAGTACTACGGCTCGGAGATAAGTGTTACCATGGCCCGCGACGCCGTTCAGATATTCGGAGGTCTCGGGCTTATGGTGGAACTTGCCCACGATTCTTCCACCTACAAGGTTGAGGAGATCTACAGAGATTCCAAGGTCGGGGAGATATACGAAGGCACAAACGAGATACACAAGATGATAATAGCGAGATCAATTTTCGGAAGGAGGTAG
- a CDS encoding transposase has product MARPLRPEYAGAVYYVSSVGNRGQSVFQNSADGNAWIEILEGVCGRFGCLCFGYCLMSDGYHLVIETPKPNLSKAIRQLNGVYTQRSNRLHDTDGHVFRGRYKSIAVQREKYLLPLMAHIFLLPLRAGFVKHSNQFKWSSCRYLYGKDEAPGYIDLEWFSEGFSSDISAFDEFLEENSSRDVISEARKQIYLGDDGFIELVQEKTKRDSRSKDIPKYQLTKPVPGMIDGFMRSGHSREEAIAKTYLTGDYTLREVADAVSVHYSVVSKIVSEYEKISSLSR; this is encoded by the coding sequence ATGGCAAGACCGCTAAGACCGGAATACGCAGGGGCCGTCTATTACGTCTCCTCGGTCGGGAACAGAGGGCAGAGCGTCTTTCAGAACTCAGCCGACGGCAACGCCTGGATAGAAATCCTCGAGGGGGTATGCGGAAGGTTCGGATGCCTTTGCTTTGGCTACTGCCTCATGTCCGACGGGTATCATCTGGTCATTGAGACCCCGAAACCCAACCTCTCAAAAGCCATAAGACAGCTAAACGGCGTTTATACCCAGCGTTCAAACAGGCTGCACGATACAGACGGTCACGTTTTCCGGGGAAGATATAAATCCATAGCTGTCCAGAGGGAGAAATATCTTCTACCCCTTATGGCCCATATCTTTCTTCTACCCCTTCGAGCCGGCTTCGTAAAACATTCCAACCAGTTCAAATGGAGCAGCTGCAGGTACCTTTATGGAAAGGATGAAGCGCCAGGATACATAGACCTCGAGTGGTTCTCAGAAGGATTCTCTTCGGATATAAGCGCCTTTGATGAGTTTCTCGAAGAGAATAGTTCGCGCGACGTGATCTCGGAAGCCCGAAAGCAGATATATCTCGGCGATGATGGATTCATAGAGCTTGTGCAGGAAAAAACGAAGAGGGACTCGCGGTCAAAGGATATTCCCAAGTATCAGCTCACAAAACCCGTACCGGGCATGATAGACGGTTTCATGCGAAGCGGACACTCAAGAGAGGAAGCGATAGCTAAAACCTACCTTACGGGGGACTACACGCTGAGAGAGGTTGCCGACGCGGTCTCAGTTCACTACTCGGTTGTGAGCAAGATCGTAAGCGAATACGAGAAAATCTCTTCTCTCTCCCGGTAA
- a CDS encoding methylated-DNA--[protein]-cysteine S-methyltransferase produces the protein MVNTKEISSGKKKKTRSGMRIIYGIHGTPFGKCLIGICEEAICHMSFFRTDPESHLKEFRKAWPNPKNRRDDEKTAEVLRNLLFSPGRRPPEILLLGTRFQLKVWEKLMEVREGETLSYSELAESAGVPTAVRAVSNAVAGNPIAYLVPCHRIIGKTGDLHGYRWGLDVKRAILEYEGFKFNGL, from the coding sequence GTGGTTAACACGAAAGAGATTTCTTCCGGGAAAAAGAAAAAAACCAGGTCCGGGATGCGCATTATCTACGGGATCCACGGCACTCCGTTTGGAAAATGTCTTATCGGGATATGCGAAGAAGCTATATGCCATATGAGTTTTTTCCGCACTGATCCTGAAAGCCACTTGAAAGAATTCAGGAAGGCATGGCCGAACCCGAAGAACCGAAGGGATGACGAAAAAACGGCCGAAGTATTGCGGAACTTGCTGTTTTCCCCGGGAAGACGGCCTCCGGAGATACTGCTCCTAGGAACACGGTTTCAGCTGAAGGTATGGGAAAAGCTGATGGAGGTCCGAGAGGGTGAGACCTTGTCCTATTCAGAACTTGCGGAGTCGGCAGGAGTGCCCACTGCAGTAAGGGCCGTCTCAAATGCCGTGGCGGGAAATCCGATTGCTTATTTGGTGCCTTGCCACCGTATTATAGGAAAGACGGGGGATCTTCACGGCTACCGCTGGGGGCTTGACGTAAAAAGGGCGATTCTTGAGTACGAAGGGTTTAAATTTAACGGATTATAA
- a CDS encoding LLM class flavin-dependent oxidoreductase, whose protein sequence is MSITGIVVPYWADVKKDDLTYFSKLAEDLGYHSIWVPEMWGRDAFSLISHMAAVTERINLATGIISVYSRSPALIAQTAATVDEYCGERFILGLGISSVYLNEYWHGTKFERPLRRTLECVEIIRTVLAGKRVDYEGEIFRLKNFRLLFKPRRSEIPIYIASMGPRNIELTSRVADGWIPYLCPVSLINERKKVLASGGRKITVAPFIPAMVSEDRSESREIVREFVALYVCSMGDYYHKLVSSYGFGEEADRAKNLWRENRAEAIKSISDELLDLVSVSGSPEEGRAKLGEFAESSDLPILMFPYNASREQTAFAMKALAP, encoded by the coding sequence TTGTCTATTACCGGAATTGTCGTACCGTACTGGGCCGACGTAAAAAAAGATGATCTCACCTATTTTTCGAAACTGGCAGAAGACTTGGGCTATCACTCCATCTGGGTTCCCGAAATGTGGGGACGGGACGCATTTTCCTTAATATCCCACATGGCGGCGGTCACAGAAAGGATAAATCTGGCCACCGGTATCATCTCCGTTTACAGCAGGTCTCCGGCACTCATAGCGCAGACGGCGGCCACCGTGGATGAGTACTGCGGGGAAAGATTCATCCTCGGACTCGGGATAAGCAGCGTTTACCTCAACGAATACTGGCACGGCACGAAATTCGAGCGGCCCCTGAGACGGACGCTTGAGTGCGTCGAGATAATAAGGACGGTCCTCGCGGGAAAGAGGGTCGACTATGAGGGGGAGATTTTCAGGCTTAAAAACTTCAGGCTTCTTTTTAAGCCCCGGCGAAGCGAGATTCCCATATATATTGCTTCCATGGGACCGAGAAACATCGAGCTTACCTCCCGGGTCGCTGACGGCTGGATTCCCTATCTCTGCCCCGTGAGCCTTATTAACGAAAGAAAAAAGGTGCTCGCTTCCGGCGGAAGAAAAATAACCGTGGCCCCGTTTATTCCGGCGATGGTTTCCGAGGACCGAAGCGAATCAAGAGAAATCGTAAGGGAGTTCGTGGCCCTTTATGTATGCTCCATGGGAGATTATTACCACAAGCTCGTAAGCAGTTACGGATTCGGGGAGGAAGCGGACAGGGCGAAAAACCTCTGGCGGGAAAACAGAGCGGAAGCCATAAAAAGCATAAGTGACGAACTGCTTGATCTTGTTTCCGTGAGCGGTTCCCCGGAGGAGGGAAGAGCAAAGCTCGGGGAGTTCGCCGAGAGCTCTGATCTTCCCATTCTCATGTTTCCCTACAACGCTTCGAGAGAGCAGACAGCTTTTGCAATGAAAGCGCTTGCCCCTTGA
- a CDS encoding carbon-nitrogen hydrolase translates to MNSFKIALVQNRVHKDKEENLKKAILNVEKASALGANIVCLPELFLTRYFCQSEDTGCFDLAEPIPGPTTDRFCGEAEKRGVFIVCPLFEKRASGVYHNSLVLIDPSGEISGIYRKMHIPDDPGYFEKFYFAPGDTGFSCFETGFAKIGTLICWDQWYPEAARIVSLKGADIIFYPTAIGWRMDEDEHSKNTQLGAWKTVQRAHAVSNGIYVAAVNRVGFEESGETGEGINFWGNSFVCDPQGTVICEASGERDEIILADIDLRKLEETRRNWPFLRDRRIDSYSELRQRFIDNDSGT, encoded by the coding sequence ATGAACAGCTTTAAAATCGCCCTTGTTCAGAACCGGGTGCACAAAGACAAAGAGGAAAACCTGAAAAAAGCCATATTAAACGTAGAGAAAGCTTCTGCGCTCGGAGCGAACATAGTCTGTCTTCCCGAGCTTTTTCTCACCAGGTACTTCTGCCAATCTGAGGACACAGGCTGTTTTGATCTCGCCGAACCCATCCCCGGACCCACAACGGACAGATTCTGCGGGGAAGCGGAAAAAAGAGGAGTTTTCATCGTGTGCCCGCTTTTTGAGAAAAGGGCCTCCGGCGTGTATCACAACTCCCTTGTCCTTATCGATCCCTCGGGAGAGATTTCCGGCATTTACAGAAAGATGCACATACCGGATGACCCGGGCTATTTCGAGAAGTTCTACTTTGCTCCCGGAGACACGGGGTTTTCCTGTTTTGAAACCGGTTTTGCGAAGATAGGCACACTTATTTGCTGGGACCAGTGGTATCCCGAAGCGGCACGCATAGTATCGCTCAAGGGGGCGGACATTATCTTCTACCCGACCGCCATAGGGTGGCGTATGGACGAGGATGAACACTCGAAAAATACCCAGCTTGGGGCATGGAAGACTGTTCAGCGCGCCCACGCGGTCTCAAATGGAATCTATGTCGCAGCCGTGAACAGGGTAGGCTTCGAGGAATCGGGAGAGACCGGTGAAGGAATAAATTTCTGGGGAAATTCCTTTGTGTGTGACCCCCAGGGAACGGTGATTTGCGAAGCTTCCGGCGAGAGAGACGAGATCATACTGGCCGACATCGATCTTAGGAAGCTTGAGGAGACCAGGAGGAACTGGCCCTTTCTTCGGGACCGAAGAATTGACTCCTACTCCGAGCTTCGGCAAAGATTTATCGACAATGATTCCGGTACCTGA
- a CDS encoding DUF3365 domain-containing protein, whose amino-acid sequence MNRTVRTLTLGGFLLAALATGCGGSGGGSGNNQESGTTFTPRTMADALYAVIESDRTVYTRKVVDRLQDEEKVIKASEHWKDDKALPLPAQMFRMGANMVSDKTDVFTYSLLSLWPVNKQNAPKTEVEKQGLEAVAKKQKPFYAEETLGGKTFFTAVYPDVAVAPACINCHNNHKDSPRSDFKLGKTMGGVVIRIPLSQR is encoded by the coding sequence ATGAACAGAACTGTCCGCACATTAACACTGGGCGGGTTTCTTCTGGCCGCCCTGGCAACAGGATGCGGCGGCAGTGGCGGGGGCAGCGGGAACAACCAGGAATCCGGCACTACCTTCACTCCCAGAACGATGGCCGATGCGCTTTACGCCGTCATAGAATCCGACCGGACCGTCTACACCCGCAAAGTGGTCGATCGTCTGCAGGACGAAGAGAAAGTTATCAAGGCGAGCGAGCACTGGAAAGATGACAAGGCGCTCCCACTGCCGGCCCAGATGTTCCGCATGGGAGCCAATATGGTTTCGGACAAAACCGATGTTTTCACCTATTCCCTTCTTTCGCTCTGGCCGGTTAACAAGCAGAACGCGCCTAAAACCGAAGTGGAAAAGCAAGGGCTTGAAGCGGTAGCAAAGAAACAGAAGCCTTTTTACGCGGAAGAGACGCTGGGCGGAAAAACATTCTTCACGGCGGTCTACCCGGATGTCGCCGTGGCTCCCGCATGCATTAACTGCCATAACAATCACAAAGACAGTCCGCGAAGCGATTTCAAGCTTGGCAAGACCATGGGCGGCGTTGTCATCCGCATACCACTTTCGCAACGTTAA
- the hpt gene encoding hypoxanthine phosphoribosyltransferase produces the protein MKTAVSRLAKQISGDYEGKTPVAVCVLKGARPFFEDLLAQITVMVERQFLRVSSYREGTRPRRLKLLRDIECEVEGRDVIIIEDIIDTSETAKFILQHIESKNPDSLRICALIDKRGKGATGSEPDYTGFQVDEGFLVGYGMDYMEKGRSLEDIYLLQE, from the coding sequence ATAAAAACCGCCGTTTCTAGGCTCGCCAAGCAAATTTCGGGGGACTACGAGGGAAAAACTCCCGTTGCGGTCTGCGTTCTTAAAGGGGCGCGTCCTTTTTTTGAAGACCTCCTGGCGCAGATAACCGTGATGGTCGAAAGGCAGTTTCTCAGGGTTTCAAGTTACAGAGAGGGAACGCGGCCTAGGCGCCTCAAGCTCTTGAGGGATATTGAATGCGAAGTGGAGGGCAGGGACGTTATAATAATTGAAGATATAATTGACACTTCGGAGACGGCGAAGTTTATCCTGCAGCACATAGAGTCTAAAAACCCGGATTCGCTTCGGATATGCGCGCTTATAGACAAAAGAGGAAAGGGCGCGACGGGTTCAGAGCCCGATTACACGGGTTTCCAGGTGGATGAAGGGTTTCTCGTGGGCTACGGAATGGACTACATGGAAAAGGGAAGATCGCTTGAGGATATATACCTGCTTCAGGAATAA
- a CDS encoding M3 family oligoendopeptidase — translation MAKAEGISWDLSDLYEGISDPRVEKDFERISARADRFEKKYRGKIKSPSLTAGKLAGAVKELERLSEGIGKILSFAHLLFAADTRDPKNGAFRSSMQQKATEVQKKLIFFYVEWVSVPKKRAKKLLNNPKLSEYRHFLEQERQYRDHTLSEAEEKILQEKSNTGQRAFSRLFDEVVNNIQFRVRLSGKIERLNQSRTLSLLYDPDRKKRKAAWSGLTRGLKENSHVLTYIFNTLVNDHSINDRLRSYEDPMSARHLSNEISHSAVEALLESCERSFGFVKRYYGLKGKLLGYRRFYDYDRYAPLGSEREQVPWDRAEEIVLSSFGEFSSEMKKTASLFFEKNWIDAELRDGKRGGAFSHGTVPGVHPYVFMNYTGKPRDVMILAHELGHGVHQYLSRRQGYFQAHTPLTTAETASVFAEMLVFHRLKEEETRREGRMVLVAEKLEDIMATVFRQAVLTRFEQSLHSERRDQGELTTARISELWIEANREMFGDSVTLTENYAYWWLYIPHFIHSPFYCYAYSFGELLTLALYGMFLERGKSFVPGYMELLRSGGSASPAELLSGVGVDINNPGFWQTGLDVIGAMVDEVEELAEQSGLD, via the coding sequence ATGGCGAAAGCAGAAGGCATAAGTTGGGATCTCTCGGACCTTTACGAAGGAATTTCCGACCCACGCGTGGAGAAGGATTTCGAGAGGATATCGGCGCGTGCGGACAGATTTGAAAAAAAGTACAGGGGGAAAATAAAGTCTCCTTCGCTCACCGCCGGGAAGCTCGCGGGAGCGGTGAAGGAGCTTGAGCGCTTGTCGGAAGGAATCGGAAAGATACTTTCCTTCGCTCACCTTCTTTTCGCGGCCGACACCCGGGACCCCAAAAACGGTGCCTTTCGCTCATCAATGCAGCAGAAGGCGACGGAAGTTCAGAAAAAGCTCATTTTCTTTTACGTTGAATGGGTTTCGGTTCCGAAGAAAAGAGCGAAGAAACTTCTTAATAACCCGAAACTTTCGGAATACAGGCATTTTCTCGAGCAGGAAAGACAGTACAGAGACCACACTCTCTCGGAAGCCGAGGAAAAGATACTTCAGGAGAAGTCAAACACCGGGCAGAGGGCGTTTTCAAGGCTTTTTGACGAGGTCGTGAACAATATCCAGTTTCGTGTGAGGCTCTCGGGCAAGATCGAAAGGCTGAACCAGTCCCGGACCCTCTCGCTTCTTTACGACCCGGACAGAAAGAAAAGAAAGGCAGCCTGGTCCGGTCTCACAAGGGGGCTTAAAGAGAACTCCCATGTGCTTACCTACATATTCAACACGCTTGTAAACGACCACTCAATAAATGACAGGCTTAGAAGCTACGAGGATCCTATGTCGGCGCGTCACCTTAGCAACGAGATATCCCACAGTGCCGTGGAAGCCCTGCTTGAATCGTGCGAGCGAAGTTTCGGATTCGTAAAGCGCTACTACGGACTCAAGGGAAAGCTTCTCGGGTACCGAAGATTCTACGACTACGACCGCTATGCTCCCCTGGGTTCGGAGAGGGAGCAGGTCCCATGGGACAGGGCAGAGGAAATCGTGCTTTCTTCGTTCGGTGAATTCTCATCCGAGATGAAAAAGACCGCGTCTTTGTTTTTCGAGAAAAACTGGATAGACGCCGAGCTTCGGGACGGGAAAAGAGGAGGCGCTTTCAGCCACGGTACGGTTCCCGGCGTTCACCCCTATGTTTTTATGAACTACACTGGGAAACCGAGAGACGTGATGATTCTGGCTCACGAGCTAGGCCACGGCGTGCACCAGTATCTTTCGAGACGACAGGGTTATTTCCAAGCCCACACGCCCCTTACCACGGCTGAGACCGCAAGCGTCTTTGCGGAAATGCTCGTGTTTCACCGCCTCAAGGAGGAAGAGACGCGAAGGGAAGGCAGGATGGTTCTGGTAGCGGAAAAACTCGAGGACATAATGGCCACGGTCTTCAGACAGGCGGTGCTTACAAGGTTTGAGCAGAGCCTGCACAGCGAAAGAAGAGATCAAGGGGAGCTTACGACCGCAAGAATAAGCGAACTCTGGATCGAGGCTAACCGCGAGATGTTCGGAGATTCCGTTACCCTGACTGAGAACTACGCTTACTGGTGGCTTTACATTCCTCATTTCATACACTCTCCCTTTTACTGCTACGCATATTCCTTCGGCGAGTTGCTCACCCTGGCTCTTTACGGAATGTTCTTGGAGCGGGGAAAGTCTTTTGTACCCGGTTACATGGAGCTTCTTCGGTCCGGGGGAAGCGCCTCGCCCGCAGAGCTTCTCTCTGGAGTGGGGGTGGATATAAACAACCCCGGTTTCTGGCAGACGGGACTTGACGTGATAGGTGCGATGGTGGACGAGGTTGAGGAACTCGCAGAGCAGTCCGGACTCGACTGA
- a CDS encoding Fic family protein, whose product MKTSVSRIRTAGYAWLLSRFGLTALPNWHSSFVAATGGRQQKVQGGRVEDIYSLQYWPGEKIGDHLEFALKYDGVSLSSLKVVFDAVAETELVDYIKSKPTGKYARRIWFFFEFLTGRRLPIDDLSKGNYLEALEPDIYYTLSQGEKSQRHRVINNLLGPREFCPIVRKTEKLGEMDQTDFRDRCEKIVESYPPQLLRRVLSYLYSKETKSSFEIENIKPGASRTEKFIASLEMARRQDFCDKELLIALQNRIVDPRFINEDYRTVQNYVGQTISYQKELIHYVCPKPEDLPDLMRGLLISHRLMMTGGVSAIVHAAVVAYGFVFIHPFEDGNGRIHRFLIHNIFSIRGMVPEGLMFPVSAVMLNNPEGYDDSLEAFSLPLNQLVEYSLDGLAQMTVHNDTAYWYRYIDMTAQAEALHDFVVQTVESELVEELNFLASYDSTKKAIQDVIDMPDRLIDLFIRVCLENKGRLSSNKRKSHFDFLSDGELFLMESAVREKYRALAQ is encoded by the coding sequence ATGAAAACAAGCGTTTCAAGAATACGGACCGCAGGCTACGCTTGGCTGCTGAGCAGATTTGGATTGACCGCACTGCCCAACTGGCACAGTTCCTTTGTTGCGGCAACCGGTGGTCGGCAGCAGAAAGTACAAGGTGGTAGAGTTGAAGATATTTATTCTCTTCAATACTGGCCTGGTGAAAAAATAGGAGACCATCTGGAATTTGCCTTGAAATATGATGGCGTAAGCCTTAGCTCCTTAAAGGTTGTTTTTGATGCCGTTGCGGAAACTGAGCTTGTCGATTACATCAAATCCAAGCCAACGGGAAAGTATGCTCGTCGCATCTGGTTTTTTTTCGAGTTTTTAACTGGTCGCAGGTTACCCATTGATGATTTGTCCAAGGGGAACTATCTGGAAGCGCTTGAACCGGACATCTATTACACTCTCTCCCAGGGTGAAAAATCTCAAAGACACCGTGTTATCAATAATTTGCTTGGACCAAGGGAATTTTGTCCTATTGTCAGGAAAACGGAGAAGCTTGGAGAAATGGATCAGACTGATTTTCGAGACAGATGCGAGAAGATAGTCGAATCGTATCCTCCGCAACTACTTAGGAGAGTATTAAGTTATCTTTACAGCAAAGAAACCAAATCTTCTTTTGAAATAGAAAACATTAAACCCGGCGCGTCGCGGACCGAAAAATTCATAGCGTCCTTGGAGATGGCGCGACGGCAGGATTTCTGCGACAAGGAGTTGTTAATCGCCCTGCAGAATCGAATTGTCGATCCACGTTTCATAAACGAAGATTATCGAACGGTTCAAAATTATGTAGGTCAGACGATTTCCTATCAAAAAGAGTTAATTCATTATGTGTGTCCCAAGCCGGAAGATCTTCCCGACTTGATGCGGGGGCTCCTGATTTCTCATCGGCTTATGATGACCGGCGGTGTTTCAGCTATTGTTCACGCTGCCGTAGTAGCCTACGGGTTTGTCTTTATTCATCCGTTTGAAGATGGTAACGGTCGAATCCACCGGTTTTTGATCCACAATATTTTTTCCATTCGAGGAATGGTTCCGGAAGGTCTGATGTTTCCCGTGTCTGCTGTAATGCTTAACAATCCGGAAGGCTACGATGATTCTTTAGAGGCATTTTCACTTCCCTTGAACCAACTTGTGGAATACAGTCTGGATGGGCTTGCCCAGATGACCGTCCACAACGATACTGCGTACTGGTATCGTTACATTGATATGACGGCACAAGCGGAAGCTTTGCATGATTTTGTCGTTCAGACCGTTGAGAGCGAACTTGTAGAGGAACTGAACTTCCTTGCTAGCTACGACAGCACTAAAAAGGCGATTCAGGACGTTATCGATATGCCCGACCGCCTGATAGATTTGTTTATCCGGGTATGCCTTGAGAACAAAGGCAGACTGTCTTCGAACAAAAGAAAGTCGCATTTTGATTTCTTAAGCGACGGCGAACTTTTTTTGATGGAAAGTGCCGTCAGGGAAAAATACCGTGCGTTAGCGCAATAG